A genome region from Labilibaculum antarcticum includes the following:
- a CDS encoding GNAT family N-acetyltransferase, whose product MKIKIRPENKNDYKVISMINDMAFGQEAEGILVEKLRRNKKYSKDLSLVACMGNEIVGHILFFPVEIKADDNTFEALALAPMSVIPELQGLGIGSQLLENGLAKAKKLGHKSVIVLGHPEFYSKFGFTPASKFKITCPFEVTDDVFMALELEKDSLKSVSGCVAYPKEYKDL is encoded by the coding sequence ATGAAAATTAAGATTCGACCGGAAAATAAGAATGATTACAAAGTAATATCCATGATTAACGACATGGCTTTTGGTCAGGAAGCTGAAGGAATATTGGTAGAGAAGCTACGTAGAAATAAAAAGTACAGTAAAGATCTTTCCCTGGTTGCTTGTATGGGAAATGAAATTGTTGGTCACATCCTGTTCTTTCCTGTTGAAATTAAAGCTGACGATAACACATTTGAAGCTTTGGCGCTGGCACCTATGTCGGTAATACCCGAGTTGCAAGGCTTAGGAATTGGTTCACAATTACTAGAAAATGGATTGGCCAAAGCAAAAAAATTGGGGCACAAATCAGTGATTGTTTTAGGTCACCCTGAATTTTATTCCAAATTTGGTTTTACCCCAGCTTCCAAGTTCAAAATAACATGTCCTTTTGAAGTGACTGATGATGTTTTTATGGCACTTGAATTGGAAAAGGATTCCTTGAAATCGGTTTCTGGATGCGTTGCATATCCAAAAGAGTATAAAGATCTCTAA